Sequence from the Zeugodacus cucurbitae isolate PBARC_wt_2022May chromosome 2, idZeuCucr1.2, whole genome shotgun sequence genome:
attactgtcaacagtgacgtgggagccaagatgcgagtGCGCTGAGTGTTTGTtggatgacaggagatatttcgtcttgtcctcattgacctcctgacccattcgcttcgctttcttatccagacgggaaaaagcagaactaacgacgcggttgttccttccaatgatatcaatatcaagaAGATTGTACCggctctatttagctctgcaactcgtattattttttccatcatcaggttaaagaagtcacacgatagtcaCCTTGTTTGATATTGAAcggcttggagaggtccttcccgatcccgatgtagcttttgatgttgctcaacgtcagcttacacgatcctattttcacgggtcttctccaagatttggcgcatggtgaatatctggtcggttgtggattttccaggtctaaagccccactgataaggtccaatcagttagttgacggtgggctttagtctttcacacagtacgctcgatcaATCAACCTGTTGTAATCACATCTATTTTCtggattgaattttaatttttctattatagaaaaaattcaaactttGACTGACATATCCAACCATCTTCGTTAAAAAATTTCGCACATTGAGCTCAACTAGTTTCTGGCGAATGACAAGTAATTGGAAGCGTGAATTTGATGTTGACTTAATCGAATTTTGAACGTTGCAATCAACAATTTGAACGCCAATAAAACTGTGCATTCGACAAACAACAAGCAAAGCGGCctttaaattgttgtttattatttcgCCTCAACGAACGGATACAGTAAATTGgctgatattttatttaataactatgTCTGTGTTGTCTAATAGCTGACAAATGCTGTACAAATAAAATGAGTGTACCATTTTTGTTGCAAACACTGTAGCTTTTGAAGCATaccatttttgtatttattaaaaaacaaaaacagtcacattgttttaagtattttttttttttgataataatttgtcatgttcgtttttttttattttagctaGCGTTTATCTGCATCCTGCATCTTAAATGCCGTCATCGCATGAGCGCACGTTAATTTGCATTGAAATCAAGTGCGCTTTGTGAATCATGCGACCAAAAAAAGTTGTGTTGGAAATAGCTTTCCTACAATTCATATATACTATTTGCTTACTTCACCCCGCTCCCCCTCATTGACCACTGTTTAAGCCAAGTACACCTgctataaattgaaattaataatttttatacaattttccatttttatttttctcttttattactttattttgctTGCGTAAATTCTCGGATATTTATAGATCTTGGCAAACTGTAAATAGAAACGCAAAATGGGTATTCTGCATTGCATATATTTCCTTTACTTTTACGTAATTATGTTTATAGTGGGTGTGCGGTGTGGatattggaaaacatttattttataccgAATATGAGAAGCTCCGACATGTTTTTAACCAAAATGATTGAGTTGATATCATTCAAACATATAACTTGAATTCGGTGCAGATCTTTATCTAGCACCCATATACCTGATATAATGATGTTCGTTGCCTTTATGTCCCAATTGAATTCAACCCCGGATAAAATTCAGAGTCAATTTCAGTACTGCAGAATCAGTTCCCGTGAAAATTGTCTATAACAGACTTCTCTAGTGTAATTTCAGGTTTCAAGAGTTTACATCCTTTTCAGATTGCATTCCCTCTTTTGTTGATGCTTAGTATCAGTGTGGTCTTAGTATCAGTGATACAGGAAATTAACCATATTCTGGTGAAAAAGGTGACGTACTTAGTTTAAGGGTTCTCGGGGGCTCACTAATCAAATCACACTTCTGATATTACATTATTCTTAATGCCGAAATTatcgtaattaatttttaaagttttgtgttaattttataatgctaaattatatttttgcttaatttcgcatttataatttaatacgtTCTTCTTCTCATTACAGTTTGCCAACATGTCTAAGCCACTGACGAATACCTGCTGCTTCTGCCAATCGCTACGAAATGGTTCCATTATATCAGGTCTTTTGGCAATCACTTTGTCCATCATAACGATCGTTATTAGTTTCACTTTACGCATCGATTTCAATACCATCGATTTTGATTGGCTGCCAAAGGATACTGTTAAGATTATATTAATCATCAATCTATGTATGACAATACTGATATCACTGCTCATGATTGTTGGCGTTGTGATGGTGAGTTGTGGGCGTACAACAGTTCGCATAGAGTATTTATAAgcgtttctttctttttttataattttcagcgTAATCACTATTTGATGATGCCATGGGTCGTTTTGGGCATTATGATAGCGATTGGTCTACTAATATCGGTGATATATACCGCCGTGAAGTTCTTCATTGACGATTACGTGCTAACTGGTATACTGTGGCTAGTTTTCGGACTCCTCACAACAGGTTAGTGAAATAAATATGACTCAGCACTTTACAAAAGATTgggttagttgttgttttttaaaaagttttctgcCAAACCAacaatcatatatttatttgtaatgttGGAACATATGTTTCAATCATTATCCTCAACGTTTTCTCATTAACCGACGATAATTGACTGGAAATACCCTATAATAAAAATTCGCGGGTCTGGAGACACATATCTTATCAGAGATGCATAATGACTATCTTTCAGTTAGATCTATATTTtctactattttattattttgttttctcttttttatcCTTAATCCAAGTGCAGCTAGGAATTGATGCTGCACGCAGCACTGTAATCAATTTTGttacgcctaaaagcatgctttACACTTCTAACTACTTCAATACAGTCGAATCTTTAatatttcaacaatattttttattcaatgcattattaagttttactatttctttcaaaatatttatttgttttaattttttttttcttacagcAATTCTCTCCTACTGCTGGTGCGTTGTTTACAGTCAATACGTGGTTTTGTTGCAGGAGAACGAAAGGGGGCGTTACAACAAACAATTGTATCGCCGTTAAGCGAACTACGAATGCGATTtaacgaaattatattttaaatttctttaacaaagtGAAGCAgtgcaaattaaatattcatgcaatggatgtatgtgtgtactttaCTTGATAGCATTTCTAAAAGTAGCTTAGTTTTAAGCAAAAGCACAATAATGTGCATAGCTCTTCAAGTGGCAGCAACAATATACTCTTCgtcatttatttatgaaactaataataatttatttgtaattttaaatttaatttttttcaaaaataataaaagttttattacacttCATGCCATTTATCCACTATCTAGCTACTCACTTTACCTGCCTGCTCCGAGCATATTGCACTTCATTCTCTTTGCTCTTCATATGAATTTACTGGAACTagtgcaaattttttttaatttactcaattttcaatttaaacaaataatatgtattcgtaatgtaaatttatatatgtatgccttaATGCGAAATATACCTTAATCAACATAATGTTGACTGTTGTGTGATTGTTGTATcgaataaaattaacaatttttttgtaaccaaatatgtgtttcaagttgtattctgtgttttatttcatacggtttaaatatttctcttttttacATTATCAATCTAACTTATATAACAATAATCAtggatttttgaattaaattcatctaaaaaattgaaaatcattCAAAAAATGACAAATGTTCATGTGAGTAGAATTaagtatttgcatataaattaagaatataaattaaatgtgcaATCAGccattgatttttataattcattgtGCGCATATTTCGGTTTCAGTTCCTCTATTCTCTTGATAAAGTCAGTTTTTTCAATGCAACCTTCACAGCTTTCATCCCAATCGTTGAGGATTTTCTTCAGGTCACGAACCTTCAATTTTTTCAGATCGACACTGTTCAAATCAATTTGTTTCTCTGCAagtaaaacgaaaattaaacgtttgaaaatattttcaaatataaaagttttttgttaCAACAGTCAATGGAAATGCAGGTATTTGCTAAAAAcaaatcgctcatttacttgaatagtgtcacaactcaaaaaacacgatttttgagttgagtatgcagaaatgtgcgcaatttcagcgtccatattgtataaaaatttcattccgatgcgcagAAAAATAAACGGTGAAATAAGAAtttgccgttattaaacttgttatgttgcaatattttttaaccacaataacgacacttctcagttgtgccagaattagttatactttttttacgaaacaacgacatattttgtgttacaacacatattgtcatagggtgaagttggttttcttttcagaaagaacgacatcttttgtgttggaacgatattggtgaaaagtaattaaatttttcataatgctttttttcagcaaaaacgacacatttgactaatgacggcgaaattgatttatatttttcacaaataacgacataattcaaaatgggtcacatttatgcccaaggaAAAGAAttagtatttgtatttaatatattacaggccactagatttgtcaataaactgatgacagttttttatatttgctaaataagagacattggaaaattttaaatcgctcttctgaaaaatcgacttttttgagttgtgacactattcaagtaaatgagcgaaatGTTAAAAAAGGAGAATTTTTGCTTTATGTGCCGTATCTTGGAAGAATTTTAAATCGCTTAAAAAACGATGTGATTGGTGCATAGGAGTAAACACGAGTACAACAATAACTCAGATTTTACATGGGATCACTAAAGCAGTCGGATATCTAAATTACTAATACAactagtatttgttgttgtaaaagcatCACAtcatatttatcaatattttagaTTTACGCGTTTGgttgattttttaaaacatttgttttttttaaagcactGTAAACTGAATTTACACTCTTCATATTGAACAAGAAAAAACTTTGTATAGGCATTGTACACATTAAACATATAATTTGGTTCCTATGTAATGACTTACCATAACGTAAATCACAGATCTGGGCATCTTTCTTCTTGAGTTTCTCGCAGATCTTATCGGCAGGCATCGACCAACTCAATGGCTTGCTGAGTTCATTCAAAATGCCAGTCGCCGATTCTTCCAGTCCGCCCAAATAGTAACACTATAGGGTTAAGCAAAGAATGtaaacgcccacaaaataatatatttattttacttacaaaTCTGTGCTCCTTATTCTTTTGCTTTTTGCAAAAGCTTTTAAACTCGGCTTCAATTTTCTTATGATCCTTCTTTGTGGCATCGTTCAATGTATCAGCAAAACGTTTGACAGTCTTGACACAAACTGAAAATAacgatttacatatatttattatacaagcAGAACATTTGAATTGGCCTTGATAAAATATGCCCAATTGGCACATCACCCCCCAAAACAAACTTACCTTCACATTCGTCTTCTTTCAGCGCTATGCTGCTTTGAATTAGTACAAAGGCAAAAGCCACTACCAGTAAAAGGGAACGCATATTGCTTCGCTAGTTTATGGAAACTTTAGTTTACGAAATTtctggaaaaaaaatatatttatattatattggtTAACAAACATTTGGACATTTATTTGAACAGTTGCAGAGCAACAGCTAGTTTCCAAATACGGCGGGTATCTTCGCTACGTAAGCgttttctataatataaaagtgCCGTGACACGCtttttttacttctttattcttatattttctgCTTTCGCTTATCAGTATTTTACTGAAAAATACAACAgtctttaattaaatgaattactTCGAATACCTGCTTACAATTAGTTCACTCAAAGACTATGCTTCCCACTTTATTCTTTaggttgtttttttattgaataatgaaaaattttgtttgaaaatcttttaatttatctCTTCACGAATGCTCAACcggtgaaattaaaataatgagaatattttttgacaCTCACTTGTCGCTTTGTCATTGGCTGATGGTTGCTCATACGCGATTTTGTGATGACGTAGATTTATGAAAGATGGTAATACCTAACTACACAGCTGATGCAAGTCAGAGGTGTTACAATATATTTCcagtattttcaaaaacttattTACTGGAATAATGACAAGGAActgtagtttaaaaaaaatagtatttgtaattttgaatcaaatgaaaacaaaacttttTATACTGCAAATGTGTTCCGTTTCCACGAC
This genomic interval carries:
- the LOC105215809 gene encoding uncharacterized protein LOC105215809; this translates as MARCHILQFSIIHDQYLKFANMSKPLTNTCCFCQSLRNGSIISGLLAITLSIITIVISFTLRIDFNTIDFDWLPKDTVKIILIINLCMTILISLLMIVGVVMRNHYLMMPWVVLGIMIAIGLLISVIYTAVKFFIDDYVLTGILWLVFGLLTTAILSYCWCVVYSQYVVLLQENERGRYNKQLYRR
- the Manf_0 gene encoding mesencephalic astrocyte-derived neurotrophic factor homolog, whose protein sequence is MRSLLLVVAFAFVLIQSSIALKEDECEVCVKTVKRFADTLNDATKKDHKKIEAEFKSFCKKQKNKEHRFCYYLGGLEESATGILNELSKPLSWSMPADKICEKLKKKDAQICDLRYEKQIDLNSVDLKKLKVRDLKKILNDWDESCEGCIEKTDFIKRIEELKPKYAHNEL